The region TCACTTTCAAAGTAGTATTTCTCATGAGATGGCTGTTGTTCTGGCTGTCCTAATTTtgtaattaatcttttaaatttggtagcttaaatttttttcccttccgCTATGTTTATATCTGGGTATGTTTTATTTCCTGAAGTGGGTTCAGTCTGAAGGCTCAGAATGTTTTGATTGTGTAAAGGCTCTCTGCTCTTCTTTGTTGTTTTGCATTGTTTGGGGGAGAGGTAGtgtagcatgcaaactcttagttgcagccatgtgggatctagttcccagaccaggaatcaaacccaggtcccctgcattgggagcacagagtcttagccattggaccagaccaccagggaagtccctttctgcTCTTTGAATTTTCTTATCCCATTCAATATATTCAAGCTTATTCCtgtgtttctttaatttcctggctatattttctgtttctctgtgctTCATattcagtctcagttcagttcagtcacttagtcgtgtctaactctttgcgaccccatggagtgcagtactccaggctttccctgtccatcaccaactcctagagcttgctcaaactcatgtccattgagtcagtgatgtcatccaaccatctcatcctctgtcgttcccttctcctcctgccttcaatctttcccagcatcagggtcttttccaatgagtcagttcttcgcatcagtggccaaagtacttttTTAACttgtagttttctgtgattaaatTCTTAACTACGAGAACTTTTTTGTTCTGTTAGGAATTCCATTTAGCTCTCCTTCACCTTTAATTTACCATTTTAGACACTGCCTTTCATATTCTGGAATAATCAGGAGttctgggcagggggtgggggttatTAAGCCACTTGTTTTGCATCAGATTTAAGAAGTGCAAGCACATCTATGTTGGCGTCTGTCAAGTGCACAAAGCACTGTGGTTCATAAGGCCCTGGACTAgttttttacatttgtttcttgCACAAATTCAGGACTCAGATCAGTTATCTCCTCCTTGAAAGGGCCTCCCCAACTTCCCACTTCACCTACCCCTCCCCCAGATGACCCCTCTGTACCAGCTGcattcctctcagttcagttcaatcactcagtcgtgtctgactctttgtgaccccatgtactgcagcacgccaagcctccctgtccatcaccaactcctggaacttacaaatcaaactcatgtccatcgagtcagtgatgccatccaaccatctcatcctctgtcatccccttttccttttgccgtCAACctctccgagcatcagggtcttttccaatgaatcagatctttgcatcaggtggccaaagtattggagcttcagcttcagcatcagtccttccaatgaatattcaggactgatttcctttaggattgactgatttgatcaccttgcagtcctctcaagagtcttctccaaaaccacagttcaaaagcatcaattcttcagcactcagctttctttatggtccaactctcaaatccatacatgactactggaaaaaccatagctttgattagatgaacgtttgttggcaaagtaatgtctctgctttttaatatgctgtctagcttggtcatagcttttcttcaaagaagcaagcatcttttaatttcatggctgcagttaccatctgcagtgattttggagccccccaaaatagtctgtcactgtttccattgtttcccccatctatttgccatgaagtgatgggactaaatgccatgatcttcactttttgaatgttgaattttaagccagctttttcactctcctctttccctttcatccagaggctctttagttcctcttcactttctgccattaagggtagtgccatcagcatatctgaaaaaagcaaaagtgaagttgctcagtcctgtctgactctttgcaaccccatggactgtagcctacaaggctcctccatccatgggattttccaggcaagagtactggagtcagttgccatttccttctccaggggatcttcctgactcagggatcaaacccgggtctcctgcattgtaggcagatgctttaccatctgagccaccagggaagtcatatatctgaggttattgatatttcttctggcaattttgattccagcttgtgcttcatccagcctggcattttgcatgatgttctctgcatataagttaaataaacagggtgacagtatacagcctggatgtgctcctttcccaatttggaaccagtccgttgttccatgtccagttctaactgttgcttcttgacctgcacacagatttctcaggaggcaggaaagatggtctgatattcccatctcattaagaattttccacagtttgctgtgatccacataaaggctttggcatagtcaataaagcagaagtagctattttctggaactctcttgcttttcctgtgatccagtggatgttggcaatttgatctctgattcctctgccttttctaaatccagcttgaacatctggaatttctaggttcatgtactgttgaagccttgcttggggaattttgagcattacttttgctagtgtgtgagatgaatgcaattgtgtggtagtttgaacatgctttgcatggcctttctttgggattggaatgaaaactgaccttttctagtcctgtggccactgctgagttttccaaatttgctggcatattgagtgcagcactttcacagcatcatcttttaggatttgaaataactcagctggaattccatcacctccaccagctttgttcatagtgatgcttcctaaggcccacttgactttgcattccaggatgtctggctctaggtgagtgagcacaccatcgtggttatctgcgtGATtatcatcttttttgtatagttcttccatgtattcttggcacctcttcttaatatcctctgcttctgttaggtccatagcatttctgtcctttattgagcccatctttgcatgaaatgttcccttagtatctctaattttcttgaagaaatctctggagatgggaatggcaaaccacttcagtattctgtccTTGAGAACtgcatgaacagtgtgaaaaggcattTGTCTAAGATGCTTTTAATCAGCTTACTTGTGTAAAGCTCACTTATTCAGGAGACTGGACTCCTATCTGAAAATACCTGGGTCATAGCTCAGTCctttgctctgtggcctcagtaGTGAGATTAGGACACACTTGCTTTGTGTTCATACTGCAGCCTACACCCCTTCATCGACTGACTTCCTTATTATTGCCCTTGCAGACTTGTTTTCGTTGCAGGCCGGGAAGGCCACATGCTGAAAGTGCTGTCTTACATTAGCGTCAAGCGCCTCACTCCAGCTCCTGCCATCATGTTTCATGTAAGTATGAATTCTGCCATGAAAACACCCTCTTAAGGCAGAGAGTCCCCCAGTCTGGATGATAAAGTATAAACCTGATCACTAAGTTCAGTGATTTTCAAATGACCCAGGTTCCCCAGTCCTCGGGTATATAAAATAGttcaaaacaattaaaataattcacaCCAATTTCTGCCTCTTGTTCTGAATTTATCTATGAAAGACACTGTTTGAGTTTTCCAAGCTTGTACCCTTTACATGTTCTACATGCACATTTGTGTGCTCTAGGTCCCTGGAAACAAACTGTACCAAACCCCACTAGCTTATGGGGAAGGAGAATACGGCATTTTACAAGGTGGCTAATGACaacagcttctcattgtggcccAATAATTTGTAAATCATGGGATGCTTGTGAATTAAAGGCCCTTTGACATTTTCTGATTGGAATTTCTCAGTGAGGGGTAGTCCTTGGTTATATGCAACTATTACGGGCAACTTTGGACCACCCACACCCTAGCTTGAGAGCCCCTGTTCTCTGTCAACTCCCTCTGGAGATGAGACAACAGACCCAGAATTACAGGAATTACAAGTCCAGGACAGTGCAGTAAATGCAGTCAATACCAGACCTAGACAGCCTGGGTTTTCTAGTGCAGGGTTCTTTCCTCCAATGAAAACTCTTTGCAGGAAAATTAATAATTAGGAAGCTGGTGCaatatacattttgtttttctcctgtttaaaAGAGCCACCTATGTTCCAGGTTTCCATCCCACCTCAAAGAAAAGAGCttccaccaatcttgattccaaatgTAATGGGATAAGCAGAAGTTTTCTTTCACATTACAGTGCTTATCTGCTGCTGCTTTTGTCTTTTGTGAAGTCATAAGGGTAATGTTTTCATGTACTGATGACCTAAGGATTCATTCTTCTTTCCTCTAGAGCATGATAGCGATCATTTACATCATCCCTGGTGACATCAACTCATTAGTCAATTACTTCAGTTTTGCTGCATGGCTGTTTTATGGTTTGACGATCACTGGACTCATTGTGATGAGGTTTACAAGGAAAGAGCTGAAAAGACCTATCAAGGTAGGTTTAGTTCCCCGAATGTCACAAGTGGCTTTGTTCTCCTGAAGTGAGCTAGACAGCGgtaactaatttatttatttagatgtaACTATTTTGAGTTCTAGGAGCCTGCTTTCTATTTTCAACCTTTTCTCCTGAATGGCATACTTAAGAGCTGGAGTTTCCTTTTCATCTCATATTATGATCCAGTCAGCCATCTCATTAATTTATTAAAGTTATCAGCAATACCTGTGACCTAAGCAAAGGGAGATTTCCAGTTCTGGCAGTTCCAGGATCTCTCGAGCGTACACTTGTTGTCTACTGATGGGGACTTCTGACTCAGACCCAGACCTGTTCCTGTGCTTGCAGCCGCCTACAGTCCACCTCTGCAATCTGTCTGAGGCTCCTTCCCACCTGCCTCCATGGCTGGTGTGGGTCCATATACCAATGGGGAAGGAGAATGTattgtgttttgcttatgttatgggctcttttttttttatattaaaacctatggtatatattctttggagaaggaaatggcaacccactctagtattcttgcctgaagaatcccatggacagaggagcctggtgggctacagtccatagggtcgcaaagagttggacacgactgaagtgacttagcacatacattcTTATGATAACAAGCACAGATTTAAGAAAAAGGTAGGCAAAAAGAGGGCTTCAGAAACTATATAGCAAGAATAAAAATAGCGTCTTTAGCTTTGGAATTGTTTCATAAATCTGGTTAAAAGTCTTTCTGGAACGGTAGCTTGACTGTTACCCAATCGCTAAGGACAGCAGTGGCATAGAGTGGCCTGCTGGGATCAGGCAGCACCCCTCAATCAGGAAATCAAGCATGCAAAATCATGATGGTAGCACAGATTTGTAATCTGCACAAAACTGctcaaactgaaatgaaaaggatttgagaaaaaatatggaaggaggcaggaaagaaaatgagagagatcAACATACGTGTAACTGGAGTCGCTGAGGAAGAAAATGGAAGTAATAGAATTCTTAAAAGCTGTGATTTAAGAAACCTTTCCTGAAtttggaaggaaaggaggagaggggaccTTAAGAGGAGGCAGGGACTTGAATCAACACACTGAAAGTCATACAGTACAACTGAGATATCCTAACTAGAGTATAAATACATTCTGATAAAACTATGgagttttttctgttttaatgctTTGGGTATATCACATCCTCTTTCTTGTCCTCCTCCACCTCAATTCacttagaaagaaaaggaaatatacagGCATCAGACTTCTCACCAGCTACACTTTATGCCATCAGACAGTAGGCAACTTATTTAAGATATTCAAGGAAGCGAAATGTTAagtcaaatattttatatctacTCGAACTGACCTTGAAGAATAAAGTTTCCAGTGAGAGAACTCAAAGCATACATTGTTATATGAAACCTTCCTTCCTTTGGAATCACTAAAGAATGAGCTTTAGAAACCAAAAAAGTCATGGGCATAAGGTGAATATATTTAAGAACCAACACTTAACGACAGGAGATAAGGATGGCAAAACAGTATGTAAATTATGAAGCACTGACAATATaacaaaagtggaagagaaaGCATAGGAAAGTATTCAAGGGAAGTGTGTCAGAGAAACTGCTTTAGGGCACCATTTGAAATTAGATGCTGGAGCGGGGAGAAGAAATCTTTAGCTTACTTCATTACTGCTTATTATGAACAATATCTTAAAAGGGGGAGACAAAGGTATTATATTATACCTATTTATAATGGTAATGCTCAGAAgaaaggggttccctggtggctcagttgataaagaatgcacctgcaatgtgggagacctgggttcgatccctgggttgagaactaagaaaattagtatttatagataaatatatccaacacacacacacacccatgaaaCCACATCACGAAAGAATCTATACATGAAGACTCAAACAGGGAAACAAATCAGAGTATCTTCCTGGTTGACATTTTCTCAGTAGAATGCTTAttagggttttttgttgttactgttttttttttgcttattagtTTTTTAACATTCCCAAACTTTACAGAATCTATGAATCTCTTAATAGTCTTATGTCTGATAGTTATATGGGAAAAAATGAGTATTTAAATTTCCAAAACCCGCTACAGTATTTTTAATCCATGTGTGTGAAAAGTTTCAAATGACATTCCAAACCCGACGCAAGCGGCCATCACATGTAGGTGCACTGAAAAGTGTGGAAAAGCACGCATATCTCAGGCTTTGGGAAACATGTTATTGCATTAAAGGCAACCATTTACTAACAGTCATACCAATTGGTGCCcagaaaatcattttttttaaagcagctaaCTTCTAGGTATAACACATTTGTTGCTGTGTAGTCactaactcgtgtctgactctctgcggcctcagggactgcagcccgccaggcttctccatccatggcattttccaggcaagaatactggaatgagctgccatttccttctctccaggGGACCCTGcagacccagggactgcacccttgtctcctgcattgcaggtggattctttaccactgagccaccagggaagtccatagcacgtgttggagatatatatatatatatatatatgcatttacttCTTTTAGTTATATCTGAAAACTCTACTTAGAAGTTTAAGATTTCACCTGATACGTGGTAATTTCCCCCACTTTAACAATAAAGGAAGGAGCCTCTGGTGAGAGTCTTCCCACAGAATGTTACTCTTTAAAGGGCAAGAAAATGACAGTTAAGTAGAAGGTACTTTATATAGACATGTGAAATGATACGAAGACAAAACTTGCCAGCTGCATGAATAAACTGGCTTATTCAGCCTAAAGAGTTTAAATtggccattaaaagaaaaaaataatttttaggcaGGTTTACAAAGTGGTGAAAGATTAAAAGGATAGGCAAAGAAAAACgaagcaaatgaaaatacatagaaaacagGGGCTGTGATCTTATCAGACAAGCACTCAGACCCAGAATACAAGACAAAGACCATTAAAGAGATAAGAGTTATGAAAACCTATTTACGACACGACGTAATTACTTTTATGAAACAAACTACAGGAAACacaaggagaaacagacacacacaaacagaagACTTTAGAACATCTCCCTCAGAGCAGGATAGATCCAGGCACATCACTAGTAAAAGCGACTGAAGATCTAAAACAATGTAACAGGTAAAATTTTAGGGATTCCTGTCAAATTCTGAGTTCCCCAAATAGCAATCACACCTTTTCAAGTGAAAAGGGGACATGTCTGAATCTGTAATGCCACCAAGAAAAACTCTGATTAAAACATCAGACATGTTACAAAGTACATTCTCTGTCCATAATGCAATAAAACAGGAAAtcgattttaaaaattaacatattttttgATCCAAATGGAGACAGGAAATGAAAGTACATAAATtcctaaaaataacaataatgaaaacAAGACATCTATGATCAGTGCTTTAAGGAAGTTCCACTATATTACTtacatcaataaaaatgaaaacaaattaaatagacaactcaaaaagcaagagaagaatcaaccaagaaaaccaaaagaatgtagaaggaatcaataaaccTCTTAAAGAAAGAACTTACGATTCTTAACTGgattattttttagaatttcaCCATGAACTCAGATTCTGCTCGGGTAGTAAGCTGTATTTTCCTAGAAAACTGTCCATTTCATGTAGGTGCTTGAATTTATTTGTATACAGCTATACAAAAtagtttatgattaaaaaaaaaaaaattcctatgtTCTGGAgattatttctccatttttgtttatctgtgtatttatgctttctgttttgtttttttttttttaaggtaagctACAGGTTGTTTACTGatttttcaacttatttttatGGACTGTAACACTAATACTAAACGCTGCAAAGATAGCACAGAAAAATGACAGGCCAGTCTCACTTTTGAATATTGATAGAAAAATCATAAAGTAACTAAACAAATAGAATccaattatattaaaaacatacCATGACTAAGTCAAGTCTGTGCAAGCGTGGCTGAAGATTAGAATGAACTGGATTTAATTCATGGGGGATATAATTCATCATATTAATATACCTACAGTGAATACCCCTATGATCACCTCCCACAGATGCCAAAAACCACCagataaaattcaacatacatCACTGATAGAAACACAGATAAAAATGCATAATCTTTTCCTTGGTatgatcacacacacaaacacacctatGGCAAAAAGCAACCTTAATTGATAAGCTTAACTGATAACCTTAATACTAGAGAGATCCCTGCTAGGTCTAAGACAAGAATGCCTTCCTTCTATTGATTTCTACTATCAGCTAACACTGTTCTGAAGATAGCAGCAAGGCAATTACGTAAGAGAAAGCCATTTGGAGCGTAAGGATTAGAGAAGAGTTTTTGAAAGTCTTtctaaattcaaagaaaataaaagtgtacACCTGGAAAACCCAAAAAGATCAAAGAAAAAACTACAAGAAAATATAGTAAAGTAATATGACATAAAATTAAGACACTGAAATCAATagcctttatttataaaaatgatgtccaatgaaaagaaaatgaaagacaacaCCTCATCTTCCCCCTACTCCATCTGAAACAAAAACCTAGCCATGAACTTCAATAAGAGGTTAGACTTCTCAGTGGAAAAGTAAAATTCTCCTGCAAGACAAAAAAAGTAACTTGAGCCAAATGGAAATTCATCATCTTCTTGGATAGGGAAACTCAGCATCCTTCATTTAGACATTTCATGTAACTATAATAAACACCATCTAATTTTTTCTCTGGAGTTAGACAAGCTGATTATACAGTTCATATTGAAGAACAAACTACTAATAGCAAGAATGGCCAGGGAAAACCTGgccattaaatattaaaaattaaaatatagattctaaaatttaaatatccTAGTACTGATGTATGAAGAAAACATAAACTGGTTTATAATCCAAGAATGGAGAAAACCTTTCCAATGACTCAAAAATcaagaagtaattttttaaaaaggggcaaCTGTATCTcgtggccaaaataaaaatggcATGCATTCAAATAAAGCGAAGAAAATTGAaagcacatatatataatattggggggaaatatctgcaataatatcacacacacaaaaagggtaACAGCCCGCATTTAAAGAGTGCCTAAAATTGAGATGGGAGTTACTAACAACTGAAACGGACAAAAGATATAAATGGACACAAGTCAACAAAGTTCAATGAGAACAACGCATTGACACTTAAACATGAAACACATGGGCCCCAGCACAC is a window of Capra hircus breed San Clemente unplaced genomic scaffold, ASM170441v1, whole genome shotgun sequence DNA encoding:
- the LOC108635292 gene encoding b(0,+)-type amino acid transporter 1-like encodes the protein LVFVAGREGHMLKVLSYISVKRLTPAPAIMFHSMIAIIYIIPGDINSLVNYFSFAAWLFYGLTITGLIVMRFTRKELKRPIKVPIFIPILVTLLSVFGFGPNHQRTCVG